Proteins from a genomic interval of Acinonyx jubatus isolate Ajub_Pintada_27869175 chromosome B4, VMU_Ajub_asm_v1.0, whole genome shotgun sequence:
- the MBD6 gene encoding methyl-CpG-binding domain protein 6 isoform X1, with translation MNGGNESSGADRAGGPVATSVPIGWQRCVREGAVLYISPSGTELSSLEQTRSYLLSDGTCKCGLECPLNVPKVFNFDPLAPVTPGGAGVGPASEEDMTKLCNHRRKAVAMATLYRSMETTCSHSSPGEGASPQMFHTVSPGPPAARPPCRVPPTTPLNGGPGSLPPEPPSVPQAFPPLAGPGGLFPPPRLPDPVPSGGSSSPCFLPRGNAPSPAPPPPPAISLNAPSYNWGAALRSSLVPPDLGSSPAPHASSSPPSDPSLFHCSDALTPPPLPPSNNLPGPPGPPGPATQPPVSSATMHLPLVLGPLGGAPTVEGPGAPPFLASSLLSAAAKAQHPPLPPPSTLQGRRPRAQTPSASHSSSPRPSQRRPRRPPTVLRLLEGGGPQAPRRSRPRAPAPAPQPFPLPEPSQPILPSVLSLLGLPTPGPSHSDGSFNLLGSDAHLPPPPTLSSGSPPQPRHPIPPSLPGTTSGSLSSVPGAPAPPAASKAPLVPSPVLQSPSEGLGMGAGPACPLPPLAGGEAFPFPSPEQGLALSGAGFPGMLGALPLPLSLGQPPPSPLLSHSLFGVLAGGGGQPPPEPLLPPPGGPGPPLAPGEPEGPSLLVASLLPPPPSDLLPPPSAPPSNLLASFLPLLALGPTAGDGEGSAEGAGGPSGETFSGLGDLPPLLFPPLSAPPTLIALNSALLAASLDPPSGTPPQPCVLSAPQPGPPTSSVTTATTDPGASSLGKAPSNSGRPPQLLSPLLSASLLGDLSSLTSSPGTLPSLLQPPGPLLSGQLGLQLLPGGGAPPPLSEASSPLACLLQSLQIPPEQPEAPCLPPQSPTSALEPEPARPPLSALAPPHGSPDPPVPELLAGRGSGKRGRRGGGGLRGINGEARPGRGRKPGSRREPGRLALKWGARGGFNGQMERSPRRTHHWQHNGELAEGGVEPKDPSPPGPHSEDLKSVFSQVPPGVVRKSRRGRRRKYNPARNSNSSRQDVTLDPSPTTRAAVPLPPRARPGRPAKNKRRKLAP, from the exons ATGAATGGGGGCAATGAGAGCAGTGGAGCAGACAGAGCTGGGGGCCCTGTGGCCACATCTGTCCCCATCGGCTGGCAGCGCTGTGTTCGAGAGGGTGCTGTGCTCTATATCAG CCCAAGTGGCACAGAGCTGTCTTCCTTGGAGCAAACCCGGAGCTACCTCCTCAGCGATGGGACCTGCAAGTGCGGTCTGGAGTGTCCACTCAATGTCCCCAAG GTTTTCAACTTTGACCCTTTGGCCCCGGTGACcccgggtggggctggggtggggcccgcATCAGAGGAGGACATGACCAAGCTGTGCAACCACCGGCGGAAAGCCGTTGCCATGGCAACTCTGTACCGAAGCATGGAGaccacctgctcacactcttctcCTG GAGAGGGAGCGAGCCCCCAAATGTTCCACActgtgtccccagggcccccCGCTGCCCGCCCTCCCTGTCGAGTCCCTCCTACAACTCCACTTAATGGGGGTCCTGGCTCCCTTCCCCCAGAACCACCCTCCGTTCCACAGGCCTTCCCTCCTCTAGCAGGCCCTGGGGGGCTCTTCCCACCACCAAGGCTTCCTGACCCAGTCCCTTCTGGAGGCAGCAGCAGCCCCTGTTTCCTTCCAAGGGGCAATgccccctctccagccccaccGCCTCCACCTGCTATCAGCCTCAATGCTCCCTCCTACAACTGGGGAGCTGCCCTCCGATCCAGCCTGGTGCCCCCTGACCTGGGCTCATCTCCAGCCCCCCATGCCTCCTCCTCACCACCTTCAGACCCTTCTCTTTTCCACTGTAGTGATGCCTTAacgccccctcctctgcccccaagcAATAATCTCCCTGGTCCCCCTGGCCCCCCTGGTCCTGCCACTCAGCCACCAGTGTCTTCAGCCACTATGCACCTGCCCCTGGTCTTGGGACCCCTGGGAGGGGCCCCCACGGTGGAGGGGCCTGGGGCACCCCCCTTCCTTGCTAGCAGCCTACTCTCTGCAGCGGCCAAGGCACAGCAtcccccgctcccccctcccAGCACTTTACAGGGCCGAAGGCCCCGTGCCCAGACACCCTCAGCTTCCCACTCCTCATCACCCCGTCCCTCTCAGCGTCGTCCCCGCAGACCCCCAACGGTATTGCGATTGCTAGAAGGGGGAGGCCCTCAAGCCCCTAGACGGAGCCGTCCTCgggcccctgctcctgcccctcaaCCCTTTCCTCTCCCTGAGCCATCCCAACCTATTCTCCCTTCTGTGCTGTCCCTGCTGGgactccccacccctggcccttCCCATTCTGATGGAAGCTTTAACCTTTTGGGGTCAGATGcacaccttcctcctcccccaaccctctcCTCAGGgagccctccccagcccaggcacCCTATCCCACCCTCCCTGCCTGGGACCACCAGTGGCAGCCTCAGCAGTGTGCCAG gtgcccctgccccaccagcTGCCTCCAAAGCCCCCCTAGTCCCCAGCCCTGTGCTTCAAAGCCCATCTGAAGGGCTTGGGATGGGGGCGGGCCCAGCCTGTCCTCTGCCTCCCCTGGCTGGTGGGGAGGCTTTCCCTTTCCCTAGTCCTGAGCAGGGCCTGGCGCTGAGTGGAGCCGGCTTCCCAGGGATGCTAGGGGCCTTGCCTCTCCCTCTGAGTCTGGGGCAACCTCCACCTTCTCCATTGCTCAGCCACAGTTTATTTGGCgtgctggctgggggagggggacaaccTCCCCCTGAACCCTTGCTACCCCCACCCGGGGGACCTGGCCCTCCCCTAGCCCCAGGCGAACCTGAAGGGCCTTCGCTTCTGGTGGCTTCCCTGCTTCCACCACCCCCCTCAGACCTTCTTCCACCCCCTTCTGCACCTCCTAGCAACCTCCTTGCCTCTTTCCTGCCCCTGTTGGCCCTGGGCCCCAcagctggggatggggagggatcTGCAGAAGGAGCTGGGGGTCCAAGTGGGGAGACATTTTCAGGTTTGGGAGACCTGCCCCCCCTACTATTCCCCCCACTTTCAGCCCCCCCTACCCTCATAGCTTTAAATTCTGCGCTGCTGGCTGCCAGCCTGGATCCCCCCTCGGGGACACCCCCCCAG CCCTGTGTCCTGAGTGCCCCCCAACCTGGACCACCTACCTCCAGTGTCACCACGGCAACTACTGACCCGGGGGCCTCCTCTCTGGGCAAGGCCCCCTCCAACTCAGGGAGACCCCCCCAACTCCTTAGCCCTCTGCTGAGTGCCAGCCTGCTGG GTGATCTGTCTTCGCTGACCAGCAGCCCTGGAACCCTCCCCAGCCTGTTGCAGCCTCCTGGCCCTCTTCTCTCTGGCCAGTTGGGGCTGCAGCTCCTCCCTGGGGGGGGAGCTCCTCCACCCCTCTCAGAGGCTTCTAGTCCCCTAGCCTGCCTGCTACAGAGTCTCCAG ATTCCTCCAGAGCAGCCAGAAGCCCCTTGTCTGCCCCCTCAGAGCCCCACCTCAGCCCTGGAACCGGAGCCTGCCCGGCCTCCCCTCAGTGCCTTAGCCCCACCCCACGGTTCTCCCGACCCCCCAGTCCCTGAGCTGCTCgctgggagggggtcagggaaaCGGGgccggaggggaggagggggacttAGGGGCATTAATGgtgaggccaggccaggccgggGCCGAAAGCCTGGTAGCCGGCGGGAGCCTGGCCGACTGGCCCTCAAGTGGGGGGCACGTGGTGGCTTCAATGGACAAATGGAACGGTCCCCAAGAAGGACCCATCACTGGCAGCATAATGGGGAGCTGGCTGAAGGGGGTGTTGAACCCAAGGATCCATCGCCTCCTGGACCCCATTCTGAGGACCTTAAG TCCGTGTtttcccaggtgcccccaggggtAGTCAGAAAGTCTCGTCGTGGCCGGAGGAGAAAATACAA CCCTGCTCGGAACAGCAATAGCTCCCGCCAGGACGTTACCTTGGACCCCAGCCCCACAACCCGA GCGgctgtccctctgcctccccgGGCCCGCCCTGGCCGTCCTGCCAAAAACAAGAGGAGGAAACTGGCCCCTTAG
- the MBD6 gene encoding methyl-CpG-binding domain protein 6 isoform X2, which yields MNGGNESSGADRAGGPVATSVPIGWQRCVREGAVLYISPSGTELSSLEQTRSYLLSDGTCKCGLECPLNVPKVFNFDPLAPVTPGGAGVGPASEEDMTKLCNHRRKAVAMATLYRSMETTCSHSSPGEGASPQMFHTVSPGPPAARPPCRVPPTTPLNGGPGSLPPEPPSVPQAFPPLAGPGGLFPPPRLPDPVPSGGSSSPCFLPRGNAPSPAPPPPPAISLNAPSYNWGAALRSSLVPPDLGSSPAPHASSSPPSDPSLFHCSDALTPPPLPPSNNLPGPPGPPGPATQPPVSSATMHLPLVLGPLGGAPTVEGPGAPPFLASSLLSAAAKAQHPPLPPPSTLQGRRPRAQTPSASHSSSPRPSQRRPRRPPTVLRLLEGGGPQAPRRSRPRAPAPAPQPFPLPEPSQPILPSVLSLLGLPTPGPSHSDGSFNLLGSDAHLPPPPTLSSGSPPQPRHPIPPSLPGTTSGSLSSVPGAPAPPAASKAPLVPSPVLQSPSEGLGMGAGPACPLPPLAGGEAFPFPSPEQGLALSGAGFPGMLGALPLPLSLGQPPPSPLLSHSLFGVLAGGGGQPPPEPLLPPPGGPGPPLAPGEPEGPSLLVASLLPPPPSDLLPPPSAPPSNLLASFLPLLALGPTAGDGEGSAEGAGGPSGETFSGLGDLPPLLFPPLSAPPTLIALNSALLAASLDPPSGTPPQPCVLSAPQPGPPTSSVTTATTDPGASSLGKAPSNSGRPPQLLSPLLSASLLGDLSSLTSSPGTLPSLLQPPGPLLSGQLGLQLLPGGGAPPPLSEASSPLACLLQSLQIPPEQPEAPCLPPQSPTSALEPEPARPPLSALAPPHGSPDPPVPELLAGRGSGKRGRRGGGGLRGINGEARPGRGRKPGSRREPGRLALKWGARGGFNGQMERSPRRTHHWQHNGELAEGGVEPKDPSPPGPHSEDLKVPPGVVRKSRRGRRRKYNPARNSNSSRQDVTLDPSPTTRAAVPLPPRARPGRPAKNKRRKLAP from the exons ATGAATGGGGGCAATGAGAGCAGTGGAGCAGACAGAGCTGGGGGCCCTGTGGCCACATCTGTCCCCATCGGCTGGCAGCGCTGTGTTCGAGAGGGTGCTGTGCTCTATATCAG CCCAAGTGGCACAGAGCTGTCTTCCTTGGAGCAAACCCGGAGCTACCTCCTCAGCGATGGGACCTGCAAGTGCGGTCTGGAGTGTCCACTCAATGTCCCCAAG GTTTTCAACTTTGACCCTTTGGCCCCGGTGACcccgggtggggctggggtggggcccgcATCAGAGGAGGACATGACCAAGCTGTGCAACCACCGGCGGAAAGCCGTTGCCATGGCAACTCTGTACCGAAGCATGGAGaccacctgctcacactcttctcCTG GAGAGGGAGCGAGCCCCCAAATGTTCCACActgtgtccccagggcccccCGCTGCCCGCCCTCCCTGTCGAGTCCCTCCTACAACTCCACTTAATGGGGGTCCTGGCTCCCTTCCCCCAGAACCACCCTCCGTTCCACAGGCCTTCCCTCCTCTAGCAGGCCCTGGGGGGCTCTTCCCACCACCAAGGCTTCCTGACCCAGTCCCTTCTGGAGGCAGCAGCAGCCCCTGTTTCCTTCCAAGGGGCAATgccccctctccagccccaccGCCTCCACCTGCTATCAGCCTCAATGCTCCCTCCTACAACTGGGGAGCTGCCCTCCGATCCAGCCTGGTGCCCCCTGACCTGGGCTCATCTCCAGCCCCCCATGCCTCCTCCTCACCACCTTCAGACCCTTCTCTTTTCCACTGTAGTGATGCCTTAacgccccctcctctgcccccaagcAATAATCTCCCTGGTCCCCCTGGCCCCCCTGGTCCTGCCACTCAGCCACCAGTGTCTTCAGCCACTATGCACCTGCCCCTGGTCTTGGGACCCCTGGGAGGGGCCCCCACGGTGGAGGGGCCTGGGGCACCCCCCTTCCTTGCTAGCAGCCTACTCTCTGCAGCGGCCAAGGCACAGCAtcccccgctcccccctcccAGCACTTTACAGGGCCGAAGGCCCCGTGCCCAGACACCCTCAGCTTCCCACTCCTCATCACCCCGTCCCTCTCAGCGTCGTCCCCGCAGACCCCCAACGGTATTGCGATTGCTAGAAGGGGGAGGCCCTCAAGCCCCTAGACGGAGCCGTCCTCgggcccctgctcctgcccctcaaCCCTTTCCTCTCCCTGAGCCATCCCAACCTATTCTCCCTTCTGTGCTGTCCCTGCTGGgactccccacccctggcccttCCCATTCTGATGGAAGCTTTAACCTTTTGGGGTCAGATGcacaccttcctcctcccccaaccctctcCTCAGGgagccctccccagcccaggcacCCTATCCCACCCTCCCTGCCTGGGACCACCAGTGGCAGCCTCAGCAGTGTGCCAG gtgcccctgccccaccagcTGCCTCCAAAGCCCCCCTAGTCCCCAGCCCTGTGCTTCAAAGCCCATCTGAAGGGCTTGGGATGGGGGCGGGCCCAGCCTGTCCTCTGCCTCCCCTGGCTGGTGGGGAGGCTTTCCCTTTCCCTAGTCCTGAGCAGGGCCTGGCGCTGAGTGGAGCCGGCTTCCCAGGGATGCTAGGGGCCTTGCCTCTCCCTCTGAGTCTGGGGCAACCTCCACCTTCTCCATTGCTCAGCCACAGTTTATTTGGCgtgctggctgggggagggggacaaccTCCCCCTGAACCCTTGCTACCCCCACCCGGGGGACCTGGCCCTCCCCTAGCCCCAGGCGAACCTGAAGGGCCTTCGCTTCTGGTGGCTTCCCTGCTTCCACCACCCCCCTCAGACCTTCTTCCACCCCCTTCTGCACCTCCTAGCAACCTCCTTGCCTCTTTCCTGCCCCTGTTGGCCCTGGGCCCCAcagctggggatggggagggatcTGCAGAAGGAGCTGGGGGTCCAAGTGGGGAGACATTTTCAGGTTTGGGAGACCTGCCCCCCCTACTATTCCCCCCACTTTCAGCCCCCCCTACCCTCATAGCTTTAAATTCTGCGCTGCTGGCTGCCAGCCTGGATCCCCCCTCGGGGACACCCCCCCAG CCCTGTGTCCTGAGTGCCCCCCAACCTGGACCACCTACCTCCAGTGTCACCACGGCAACTACTGACCCGGGGGCCTCCTCTCTGGGCAAGGCCCCCTCCAACTCAGGGAGACCCCCCCAACTCCTTAGCCCTCTGCTGAGTGCCAGCCTGCTGG GTGATCTGTCTTCGCTGACCAGCAGCCCTGGAACCCTCCCCAGCCTGTTGCAGCCTCCTGGCCCTCTTCTCTCTGGCCAGTTGGGGCTGCAGCTCCTCCCTGGGGGGGGAGCTCCTCCACCCCTCTCAGAGGCTTCTAGTCCCCTAGCCTGCCTGCTACAGAGTCTCCAG ATTCCTCCAGAGCAGCCAGAAGCCCCTTGTCTGCCCCCTCAGAGCCCCACCTCAGCCCTGGAACCGGAGCCTGCCCGGCCTCCCCTCAGTGCCTTAGCCCCACCCCACGGTTCTCCCGACCCCCCAGTCCCTGAGCTGCTCgctgggagggggtcagggaaaCGGGgccggaggggaggagggggacttAGGGGCATTAATGgtgaggccaggccaggccgggGCCGAAAGCCTGGTAGCCGGCGGGAGCCTGGCCGACTGGCCCTCAAGTGGGGGGCACGTGGTGGCTTCAATGGACAAATGGAACGGTCCCCAAGAAGGACCCATCACTGGCAGCATAATGGGGAGCTGGCTGAAGGGGGTGTTGAACCCAAGGATCCATCGCCTCCTGGACCCCATTCTGAGGACCTTAAG gtgcccccaggggtAGTCAGAAAGTCTCGTCGTGGCCGGAGGAGAAAATACAA CCCTGCTCGGAACAGCAATAGCTCCCGCCAGGACGTTACCTTGGACCCCAGCCCCACAACCCGA GCGgctgtccctctgcctccccgGGCCCGCCCTGGCCGTCCTGCCAAAAACAAGAGGAGGAAACTGGCCCCTTAG
- the DCTN2 gene encoding dynactin subunit 2, producing the protein MADPKYADLPGIARNEPDVYETSDLPEDDQAEFDAEELTSTSVEHIIVNPNAAYDKFKDKRVGTKGLDFSDRIGKTKRTGYESGEYEMLGEGLGVKETPQQKYQRLLHEVQELTTEVEKIKTTVKEAATEEKLTPVVLAKQLAALKQQLVASHLEKLLGPDAAINLTDPDGALAKRLLLQLEATKNSKGAGSGGKTTSGTPADSSLVTYELHSRPEQDKFSQAAKVAELEKRLTELEATVRCDQDAQNPLSAGLQGASLMETVELLQAKVNALDLAVLDQVEARLQSVLGKVNEIAKHKASVEDADTQSKVHQLYETIQRWSPIASTLPELVQRLVTIKQLHEQAMQFGQLLTHLDTTQQMIASSLKDNTTLLTQVQTTMRENLSTVEGNFANIDERMKKLGK; encoded by the exons ATGGCGGACCCTAAGTACGCCGATCTTCCCGGCATT GCCAGGAACGAACCAGATGTTTATGAAACCAGCGACCTACCTGAGGATGATCAAGCGGAGTTTGATGCG GAGGAGCTGACGAGCACAAGTGTGGAGCACATCATTGTCAATCCCAATGCTGCCTATGACAAGTTCAAAGACAAGAGAGTGGGGACAAAGGGACTTG ATTTCTCAGATCGTATTGGAAAAACCAAGAGAACAGGATATGAATCTGGAGAATATGAGAtg CTTGGAGAGGGTCTGGGAGTGAAGGAGACCCCACAGCAAAAGTACCAGCGACTACTGCATGAGGTCCAAGAGCTGACAACTGAAGTTGAGAAAATCAAG ACAACGGTGAAGGAGGCGGCCACTGAAGAGAAGCTGACCCCCGTGGTACTGGCTAAACAGCTAGCAGCCCTGAAGCAGCAGCTCGTTGCTTCCCACCTAGAGAAGCTGCTGGGACCAGATGCGGCGATCAACCTCACTGACCCCGATGGAGCTCTGGCTAA GCGCCTACTGCTGCAGCTGGAAGCAACAAAAAACAGCAAAGGAGCTGGTTCAGGGGGAAAGACCACCAGTGGGACCCCTGCAGATAGTAGCCTTGTCACTTACGAACTACATTCTCGGCCCGAACAGGACAAATTCTCTCAAGCTGCCAAA gTTGCAGAACTTGAGAAGCGCCTGACAGAGCTGGAAGCGACCGTCCGCTGTGACCAGGATGCTCAG AATCCCCTTTCAGCAGGTCTACAGGGAGCCTCTCTTATG gagactGTAGAGCTGTTGCAAGCAAAGGTGAACGCCCTGGACCTTGCAGTTTTGGACCAAGTGGAGGCTCGGCTACAG AGTGTCCTGGGAAAGGTGAATGAGATTGCCAAGCATAAAGCTTCTGTAGAGGATGCAGATACACAAAGCAAG gtgcaTCAGCTATATGAAACCATACAGCGCTGGAGCCCCATCGCCTCCACCCTTCCAGAGCTGGTGCAGAGACTTGTCACCATCAAGCAGCTGCATGAGCAAG CCATGCAGTTTGGTCAGCTCCTAACACACTTGGACACCACACAGCAGATGATTGCTAGTTCCCTCAAGGACAACACCACCCTCTTGACCCAG GTGCAGACCACCATGCGTGAAAACCTGTCCACGGTTGAGGGGAATTTTGCCAACATTGATGAACGGATGAAGAAACTGGGAAAGTGA